Part of the Bacillus andreraoultii genome is shown below.
TATTAAAAAACCTTCACTCCATTAAATAATCCAAGAATATGAGTCTGGGTAGTATTCCTCAGGCTCTTTTCTATTTATTCTAATTATTATTGCCGATTAATAGTCCTGCTAGAACAATATAGGTCTATCGGACTATCAATAATAAAAATAGTAGTTTATAAAATAGTATTTGTAATACAAATGTAATATTCTAGTAAATGGAGTGAAACCCATTTCATGTACAATAAAAGACATAAATCGACTGAAAAAGGTGGTATACTCTTGAAAAAGCCCTTTACAGCCATTAGTGCTTCGATAATTCTAGGTGTTGGTGTATTTTCAGGCGTACCTACATACGCGCAAGTAACAAACCCAATTCAAAGTAAAATTATCGAGAACCAAAAAGAGCAAGCAAAAGTGAATCAACAAATTGAAAGACTTGAAAAAGCAATTAAAGAAAACCAACAAATTTTAAAAGAAACGAAAGAAAATATAAAAGAGACAAAAGAAAAGATTGAAAAATTACAGGCAGAAAAAGAAGCGCTTATTAAACAAATGGAAAAGCGTGAAGAACAAATTAAAAACCGTCTTCGTGTAATGCAAGCAGGCGGAGGTCCAGGTGGATACATACAAGTTATTCTTGGGTCTACAAATTTTGAAGATTTTATAAGCCGTGTTAGCGCAATTTCAACATTAACAAAAGCAGATCAAGATTTAATTGATCAACAAAAAGCTGATGCAAAGAAAATCGAGGAAACGGAACAGACAGCACAAAAAGAATTAACTAAGTTGAATAATATGAAAGAAGAACTCGATGGAATGCAAAACCAAATTGCAGAACAGAAAGCAGAAGCTGAAACGATGAAAGCACGCTTGTCGGAAGAAGGCCAAAACTTACTTGAAGAAAAAGAAAGACAAGAAAGAGCAGCACAAGAAGCATTACTTGCCGCTCAATCTTATGCTAGCTCATCAAATGAATCTAGCTCAACAAATTCTACTGTTCAAGCAAGTTCAAATTCTACTGTTCAAGCAAGTTCAAATTCTTCTAAATCGACTAAAGCCGAATCAAATAGCTCAAGTAGCAAAAAACCAGTGTCAACTCCATCCTATACTGTAAGTGGTGGAAGTGCTGTTAACGTTGTAACGAGTGCAGGCCGTCAGTTTATCGGTAATTCTGTCTATGTATGGGGAGCGTCTGACCCTGTCAATGGTCGTTTTGATTGTTCTGGTTTTGTTCATTGGGCATTTAAACAAGCTGGAATTGGTGTAGGTAGAAGTACAACAGCTTTAAGTTCTCAAGGTACAAAAATTTCAACAAGTGAAATGCGACCTGGAGACCTTGTTTTCTTTGATACGTATAAGAAAAATGGACATGTAGGTATTTACTTAGGAAATGGTAACTTTATTGGCTCCCAAAGCTCAACGGGTGTTGCAGTTGCTAATTTAAATGGCGGTTATTGGGGTAGTCATTTCAAAGGTCATGTTCGCCGTGTTATTAATTAATATTAATGGTCAATCAGTACATCTGGTTGGCCTTTTTGTTTTTAAAGAAATAGAGAGACTTATAGCCTTACTATGATATTGTTTCAGAATTTCCTGCATTTCTATGGTAATATGACTATATAACTTTGGTTTAACTTCAAGTTAAAAATGAAAGGGATTACAATGGCAAAGGAAGGGAATGGTATAATGAAGTTTTTAATTGTCGGTGCAGGCGCAGTTGGAGGATATTTTGGGGGAAGACTGTTAGAAGGTGGAGCAGATGTCACTTTTCTAGTTAGGGAAAATAGACAAAAAAAATTGCAAGAAACAGGTCTGATTGTAAAAAGCAATTACGGAAATATTACTCTTCCAGTAAAAACGATTGTAACTGGGGAAACAGTTGAACCATATGATGTCATCATTTTATCAACGAAGGCCTATCATCTTAAAGAGGCGATGAATGACATTGGCCCTTATGTAGGTGAGGAAACGATGATTCTTCCATTATTAAATGGAATGGCTCATTATGAAGCTTTAGATCGTCAATTTGGGAAAGATCGAGTCATTGGTGGTCTCTGTTATATTGAATCGACACTTGATTCTGAAGGAGCTATCATTCAAAATGGTTCAATGCATGAAATCGTCTTTGGTGAACGTTCTGGCCATTCAAGCGAGAGAATTCGTCAACTTGCTACGATTTTTAATAAAGCAAAAATGGATTCACAATTAAGTAATGAAATTAACCAAGAATTGTGGCATAAGTATTTATTTATCGCAACGATGTCTGGTATTACGACTATGATGCGTGCCTCAATTGGACCGATTCGATCGACCGAGACAGGTATGGCTACAATTAGTCGGCTTACAAAAGAAATCATTGAAATTATGAGAAGTGGTGGCGCAACTCTTGCAAAAGATATAGAAGATATTCAGTTGAATAAAGTGCAAAATTTAGCGCGAACGATGAAGTCGTCCATGCAACGGGATATGGAAAGAGGTCTACCTGTTGAAGTAGATCATTTACATGGATATTTATTGGAGATTGCGAAGAAGGAAAATCTTGAAGTTCCGGTTTTACAATCCGTCTACGCAAACTTAAAAATTTATGAACAAATTCTATTAGAAAAGCAGTCCTAAGTTTTGGACTGCTTTTTCGTCAAAAAGCCAATTAAACGTTCAATAATTCTCTTACTGCATAAGCAAATCCATTTTCGTCATTTGATTTCGTCACAACGTCTGCAGCAGCTTGAATATGTTCAGGTGCATTCGCCATCGCAATGGATCGAGTTGCCACATTAAATTGCTCCACGTCATTTCCACCATCACCAAAGGCGAAAATAGCATCAAATGTTACCCCTGTTAATTTTTGATAGCGCAATAATGCCGTTCCTTTATTCGCTTCCGTTGATGTAAACTCAATATTATTAGGATGAGAGGAAGCCATTGAGATGTCAATTTTCCCTTCCACTACTTTTTTCACAGCGTCAATTTTTTCAATCTCATCTAATGTAGAAACAGCCATCACTTTATAAATTTTAATGTTATCTCTTTCGAATAGTTGATCATAATTGTAGTCCTTAAAAATTGCCTCAATTTCTTCTGGAGTTTTATTTAGTAAATCTGGGTTTCGACAAGGAAAACCACCTTGGTTCGTGTAAACCATAATTTGTAATCCAAGTTCATTTAAAATTGGAAATAACGTTTGGTATGTTTCTATCGGTAAAGAGGCTTCGTATAAAACTTCACCCGTTTCCGAATACAAAACGGTTCCGTTAATTGTAATAATTGGCGTCTTTAATTTTTGTAACTCATCAAATAAAAGAATATCTTCAATCGCTCGTCCTGAATTGATCACGACACAATGACCTTGTTCTTTCAGGTCTTGTAATACATTCAAGTTTTCCGTTGAAATTTGGTGATTCGAATTTAACAATGTTCCGTCTAAATCAATTGAGTAACATTTCATATGCATAATTCCTTTCTATCAATATCCATTGTTACTATACCATATCTTTGTCACATATCGACAGTTTCATTTTAGAATATGTTCCGTTATGACGATGGATGTGGTGCGCTACAGTGGCAAGCATCGAATGTTAAACGCTCGTACTAATACAAAGATTACTTAAGAGATTACTCCATCTATTTCTACAAAGAAGTCTATGATTGTCTGCTTAATCTGAAAAAAATTTTTCAAATTGATTTATCCATTTTTTACTCCTCCGTATATAACTATAGTGAAAGGGAATTGATAGAAAGGTGAATCGAAAATGAAAACTGGAAATAAAATTGTTGATAAAATAAGTGAAATGGAATTTCAAGGGAATATTATTCCGACAAAATGGATGAAAAATATTACGTTTGCAAACAAAAAGCCACATGTTGTTGCCGTTGTAATCTTATCTGAAATTGTATATTGGTATCGAATGTCGCTCGTTCGTAATGAGAACGGAAAAATTATTAAAGCGAAGAAAAAATTTAAAGCTGACAAATTACAAAGAAGTTACCAATCATTTGTTGATCAATTTGGTTTTACAAAAAGACAAGTGAAAGATGCGATTCAGTTTTTAGTTGACTATGGTATTCTTGTTCGTGAGTTTCGTCATATTAAGACAGAAACAGGTCTTACAATTCCAAATGTGATGTTTGTTGAGCCTGTCATTGATATGATACAAAAGATTACATATGAAGAAGTTGATTTATTTACGTTAAAAGAAAGTGAGGAAATGGCTTCTAGTCCTGATCAAACAATTGAAGGATTACTAGAGGAAGAAGAAAAGAAAATTACATATACTGAAGATAGTTATGAAGAGGAAAGCGATTTGGATAAAAAAGAAGCTGTTGCACAGGTTAATCTGATAACGACATCGATAGAAGAAGAGTCCTGTAGAGAAACAAATCAATATGAAAAATCGTTTGCATTTTTTGAACAAAATGGATTTGGTCTTGCTAAAGGTTATTTAGCTAAGCAAATTACGTATTGGTGTAATGACTTATCAGAAGAAGTGGTGATTGAAGCGATGAAAATTGCCCTTCATTATGGCAGCACGCGTTGGCGATATGTCGTAACCATCTTAACAAACTGGAGAGAATTAGGAGTGGAAACGATAGACTGTGTTCACCGATTGAGGAAGGAAAAACCACAAATACAAGCGAAGAAAAGAGTGACATCTTCTCGCCATCGATATCAAGAACCTATCCCTCATTGGCTTGAAGCAAGGAAAATGAGTCGAGATTCGAAAGTTAGAATTGAAAATAATTTAGACGTAGAAACAGAACAATTGAAAAAGAACTTACAACAGCGATTGAAAAAGTATGAAAAACGCTTGGCCTAAATGTTAACATGCATATAAAGAAAACTTAGGTCTAGAGCCTTTAGGCGAAAGCAGAG
Proteins encoded:
- a CDS encoding Cof-type HAD-IIB family hydrolase: MKCYSIDLDGTLLNSNHQISTENLNVLQDLKEQGHCVVINSGRAIEDILLFDELQKLKTPIITINGTVLYSETGEVLYEASLPIETYQTLFPILNELGLQIMVYTNQGGFPCRNPDLLNKTPEEIEAIFKDYNYDQLFERDNIKIYKVMAVSTLDEIEKIDAVKKVVEGKIDISMASSHPNNIEFTSTEANKGTALLRYQKLTGVTFDAIFAFGDGGNDVEQFNVATRSIAMANAPEHIQAAADVVTKSNDENGFAYAVRELLNV
- a CDS encoding DnaD domain-containing protein: MKTGNKIVDKISEMEFQGNIIPTKWMKNITFANKKPHVVAVVILSEIVYWYRMSLVRNENGKIIKAKKKFKADKLQRSYQSFVDQFGFTKRQVKDAIQFLVDYGILVREFRHIKTETGLTIPNVMFVEPVIDMIQKITYEEVDLFTLKESEEMASSPDQTIEGLLEEEEKKITYTEDSYEEESDLDKKEAVAQVNLITTSIEEESCRETNQYEKSFAFFEQNGFGLAKGYLAKQITYWCNDLSEEVVIEAMKIALHYGSTRWRYVVTILTNWRELGVETIDCVHRLRKEKPQIQAKKRVTSSRHRYQEPIPHWLEARKMSRDSKVRIENNLDVETEQLKKNLQQRLKKYEKRLA
- a CDS encoding C40 family peptidase gives rise to the protein MKKPFTAISASIILGVGVFSGVPTYAQVTNPIQSKIIENQKEQAKVNQQIERLEKAIKENQQILKETKENIKETKEKIEKLQAEKEALIKQMEKREEQIKNRLRVMQAGGGPGGYIQVILGSTNFEDFISRVSAISTLTKADQDLIDQQKADAKKIEETEQTAQKELTKLNNMKEELDGMQNQIAEQKAEAETMKARLSEEGQNLLEEKERQERAAQEALLAAQSYASSSNESSSTNSTVQASSNSTVQASSNSSKSTKAESNSSSSKKPVSTPSYTVSGGSAVNVVTSAGRQFIGNSVYVWGASDPVNGRFDCSGFVHWAFKQAGIGVGRSTTALSSQGTKISTSEMRPGDLVFFDTYKKNGHVGIYLGNGNFIGSQSSTGVAVANLNGGYWGSHFKGHVRRVIN
- a CDS encoding ketopantoate reductase family protein → MKFLIVGAGAVGGYFGGRLLEGGADVTFLVRENRQKKLQETGLIVKSNYGNITLPVKTIVTGETVEPYDVIILSTKAYHLKEAMNDIGPYVGEETMILPLLNGMAHYEALDRQFGKDRVIGGLCYIESTLDSEGAIIQNGSMHEIVFGERSGHSSERIRQLATIFNKAKMDSQLSNEINQELWHKYLFIATMSGITTMMRASIGPIRSTETGMATISRLTKEIIEIMRSGGATLAKDIEDIQLNKVQNLARTMKSSMQRDMERGLPVEVDHLHGYLLEIAKKENLEVPVLQSVYANLKIYEQILLEKQS